From Pseudomonas sp. G.S.17, the proteins below share one genomic window:
- a CDS encoding ABATE domain-containing protein translates to MFISQLKISSLRLVGGLAVLDYLNTCNGRRPGSSLGEVVDKLATLEDVVRWFQHARLISAQEFDHYLGLVEQPAAAFSFQRLIAFREQLYQLLLPMAEGRRLDDRALNYLNQVLGSTAAQRRLVVQGPNVIWQWEIGNSLDDMTDNFMARLATQAASLLTGPDQLRLKVCATPDCDWLFIDSSKNGGRRWCQMNICGSREKARKRSSAGWTM, encoded by the coding sequence ATGTTTATCAGTCAACTCAAAATCAGCTCACTGCGGCTGGTGGGTGGCTTGGCAGTACTCGATTACCTGAATACCTGCAATGGACGCCGACCGGGCAGCTCATTGGGGGAAGTGGTGGACAAGCTGGCAACGCTGGAGGATGTGGTGCGCTGGTTCCAGCATGCCCGCCTGATCAGTGCTCAGGAGTTTGACCATTATCTGGGGCTGGTCGAGCAACCGGCAGCTGCCTTCTCCTTCCAGCGCCTGATTGCCTTCCGTGAGCAGCTTTACCAATTGCTGCTGCCAATGGCAGAAGGGCGGCGACTGGATGATCGCGCCCTGAATTACCTGAATCAGGTCTTGGGAAGTACGGCCGCGCAACGCCGGCTCGTCGTGCAAGGGCCGAACGTAATCTGGCAGTGGGAGATCGGCAATAGCCTGGATGACATGACCGACAATTTCATGGCTCGCCTGGCGACCCAAGCCGCGAGCCTGCTGACCGGACCGGATCAACTGCGCCTGAAAGTCTGCGCCACGCCTGATTGCGACTGGCTGTTTATCGACAGTTCAAAAAATGGCGGGCGACGCTGGTGCCAGATGAATATCTGCGGCAGTCGCGAAAAAGCGCGAAAACGCAGTAGCGCGGGATGGACGATGTAA
- a CDS encoding DUF4142 domain-containing protein, with translation MKQLNALLRPTLMTLALGLTTMSAFAASPAGFVDDASAKGLAEIQTSELALQKSQSADVKKFAQMMVDDHTAANKELAQVATGLKLKVADDAELMARAKKMVLEYRDESFDKAYANNQVVAHEQTIELFEEEIKSSKTPELTAFAKKTLPKLQHHLQEAKSLQAKYK, from the coding sequence ATGAAGCAACTTAACGCATTGCTGCGCCCTACCCTGATGACCCTTGCCCTTGGGCTGACAACGATGAGCGCCTTCGCCGCGAGCCCGGCCGGATTCGTCGATGACGCGTCGGCCAAAGGCCTGGCCGAAATTCAGACAAGTGAGTTGGCCTTGCAGAAAAGCCAATCGGCCGATGTTAAAAAGTTCGCCCAGATGATGGTCGACGATCACACCGCTGCCAATAAAGAGCTGGCACAAGTCGCAACAGGTCTGAAACTTAAAGTGGCGGACGACGCGGAACTGATGGCCCGTGCCAAGAAAATGGTCCTTGAGTATCGTGACGAGTCGTTCGACAAGGCCTACGCCAACAATCAGGTCGTGGCCCACGAGCAAACCATCGAACTGTTTGAAGAAGAGATCAAATCTTCCAAGACGCCTGAGTTAACGGCCTTCGCCAAGAAGACGCTGCCTAAACTCCAGCATCACCTGCAAGAGGCCAAATCGCTTCAGGCCAAATACAAGTAA